One part of the Candidatus Deferrimicrobium sp. genome encodes these proteins:
- a CDS encoding cation:proton antiporter: MTDLPMVLRDLSIVLAIATAVALLFGRLHLSVVAAFLVAGAILGPTGAGLVAESGMVDSLAEIGVALLLFTVGLEISFANLGKMRLRILQGGGVQLSATILITVAVLSLAMFPLAEAIFIGFVLSLSSTAIVLKVYADQMEIDSAHGKISIGILLFQDLAVIPMMLLIPSFRQWETAQLSTVAFTLAKAGVGVVVILLASRFVIPLLLKEVIRLNSREILAMTVMCLILGTAWVARWWGLSLAMGAFLAGMVISESEYVHEIAAQIFPFRDVFNGVFFISVGMLLDLPFLLSHLPMILLVSVGVVVSKAICAGAAIRTLKYPWRVSVIGAIGLAQIGEFSFLLMSEGFRDGLVGTVIYQYLLATAILTMVATPFLMRAAPWAGRFFVRHLTRRPEPEDSRGDSAGAARVENHVIISGYGMNGKNLARVLRSTHVPYVVVDLNDALVREGREAGEPIFYGDVNNPEILDRVGVGRARMLVLAISDPMATRRAVAVARRANPRLGILVRTRYVADVDDLIALGANAVIPEEFETSVEIFSRVLREYHVPDHVVSQQEALIRSGTYRILRERVSSSDEGLMSEFELFLRQKVIEVFYVSPGSPWAGLPLGDLPAGNGAGIVLLAVLREDRAIVQPSPEERIEAGDKLVFFGGHAPLATVLEELSRVGR, translated from the coding sequence TTGACCGACCTGCCCATGGTCCTTCGCGACCTGTCCATCGTTCTGGCGATCGCCACGGCGGTTGCGCTGCTGTTCGGTCGGCTCCACCTCTCCGTCGTGGCGGCATTCCTTGTCGCCGGCGCCATTCTCGGCCCGACCGGGGCGGGACTGGTGGCCGAATCCGGAATGGTGGATTCTCTCGCCGAGATCGGCGTCGCCCTCCTGCTGTTTACCGTCGGGCTGGAGATCTCCTTTGCGAACCTGGGGAAGATGCGCCTCCGCATTCTGCAGGGCGGGGGGGTCCAGCTCTCGGCGACGATCCTGATCACCGTGGCCGTCCTTTCCCTGGCGATGTTTCCCCTCGCCGAAGCGATCTTCATCGGGTTCGTCCTGTCCCTTTCGAGCACCGCGATCGTGCTGAAGGTATATGCGGACCAGATGGAGATCGACAGCGCCCATGGGAAGATCTCCATCGGGATCCTGCTGTTCCAGGACTTGGCCGTGATCCCGATGATGCTGCTCATCCCCTCGTTCCGCCAATGGGAGACGGCGCAGCTCTCCACCGTGGCGTTCACGCTGGCAAAGGCGGGCGTGGGGGTCGTGGTCATCCTGCTGGCGTCGCGGTTCGTGATCCCGCTCCTCCTCAAGGAAGTCATCCGGCTGAACAGCCGGGAAATCCTGGCGATGACGGTCATGTGCCTCATCCTCGGAACGGCGTGGGTCGCGCGGTGGTGGGGGCTCTCCCTGGCGATGGGGGCGTTCCTCGCCGGCATGGTGATCTCCGAGTCGGAGTATGTCCACGAGATCGCCGCCCAGATCTTCCCCTTCCGGGATGTCTTCAACGGGGTCTTTTTCATCTCCGTCGGGATGCTGCTCGATCTCCCCTTTCTCTTGAGTCACCTCCCGATGATTCTTCTCGTTTCCGTGGGGGTCGTCGTGTCGAAGGCGATCTGCGCGGGCGCGGCGATCCGGACCCTGAAATATCCCTGGCGCGTCTCGGTGATCGGGGCGATCGGGCTGGCGCAGATCGGGGAGTTCTCGTTCCTCCTGATGTCCGAGGGGTTCCGCGATGGCCTGGTGGGCACCGTGATCTACCAGTATCTACTGGCAACCGCGATCCTTACGATGGTGGCCACTCCGTTCCTGATGCGTGCGGCCCCGTGGGCCGGGAGGTTCTTCGTCCGCCACCTTACACGGAGGCCCGAACCGGAGGACTCCCGGGGGGACTCCGCCGGTGCCGCACGGGTCGAGAATCACGTGATCATCTCCGGGTACGGGATGAACGGAAAGAACCTCGCCCGCGTCCTGCGCTCGACGCACGTTCCCTACGTCGTGGTCGATCTGAACGACGCGTTGGTTCGGGAGGGCCGGGAGGCGGGGGAGCCGATCTTCTACGGTGACGTGAACAACCCGGAGATCCTCGACCGCGTCGGGGTGGGGCGCGCCCGGATGCTGGTGCTGGCCATCTCCGACCCGATGGCGACCCGCCGCGCCGTGGCGGTGGCCAGGCGCGCCAACCCGCGGCTGGGCATTCTCGTGCGGACGCGGTACGTGGCGGACGTGGACGACCTGATCGCCCTTGGGGCGAATGCGGTCATCCCCGAGGAGTTCGAGACGTCCGTGGAGATCTTCTCCCGGGTTCTACGCGAGTACCACGTACCCGACCATGTCGTCTCGCAGCAGGAAGCGCTGATTCGCAGCGGGACGTACCGGATCCTGCGGGAGCGCGTCTCTTCCAGCGACGAGGGGCTGATGTCCGAGTTCGAACTGTTCCTGCGGCAGAAGGTGATCGAGGTCTTCTATGTTTCCCCGGGTTCGCCTTGGGCGGGGCTGCCGCTGGGGGATCTTCCGGCCGGAAACGGCGCCGGGATCGTCCTCCTCGCCGTCCTTAGGGAGGACCGCGCGATTGTACAGCCGTCCCCGGAGGAAAGGATCGAGGCGGGGGACAAGCTTGTCTTCTTCGGGGGGCATGCCCCCCTGGCGACCGTGCTCGAAGAGCTTTCCAGAGTTGGTCGCTGA
- a CDS encoding CoA transferase, with translation NDEAFDSLMHIIGRPELASDPRFSTPKNRVALENERALLGILEEWSGDRTADEILGAVEEYTSKRSGPAAAVVTGRVNRPLETLSEENWRERGCFLRSRDPVYGELLLAAPPWKMSGTPARWKSGCRPPGSDNRGVYLGILGMTEEEYRRLAESGTI, from the coding sequence AACGACGAGGCGTTCGATTCGCTGATGCACATTATCGGCCGCCCGGAATTGGCCAGCGACCCGCGGTTCTCCACGCCGAAGAACCGCGTCGCCCTCGAGAACGAACGAGCCCTCCTTGGGATCCTCGAGGAGTGGTCCGGCGATCGCACGGCCGACGAGATCCTCGGGGCGGTCGAGGAGTACACCTCGAAGAGGAGCGGTCCCGCCGCCGCCGTGGTCACGGGGCGGGTGAACCGCCCTCTCGAGACGCTTTCCGAGGAGAATTGGAGGGAGAGAGGGTGCTTTCTGCGTTCCCGGGATCCTGTCTACGGTGAACTGCTGCTCGCCGCGCCGCCCTGGAAGATGAGCGGGACCCCGGCGCGGTGGAAGTCGGGGTGCCGTCCCCCGGGGTCGGACAACCGGGGCGTGTACCTCGGAATCCTGGGGATGACGGAAGAGGAGTATCGGCGCCTGGCGGAGTCGGGGACGATCTGA